A genomic window from Anthocerotibacter panamensis C109 includes:
- a CDS encoding molybdopterin oxidoreductase family protein: protein MTKTLCPYCGVGCGLEVIASHGSWKVRGDRDHPSSLGQVCVKGATILESLDRDRLLYPMFRDRLDQPFRQVDWEEALGRMVERIQTVRANQGVDALCLYGSGQFATEDYYVAQKLMKGCLGTNNFDANSRLCMSSAVAGYIQSFGADGPPCSYEDLELTDCAFLIGTNTAECHPIVFNRLHKHRRQNPALKLIVVDPRATPTAQVADLHLAIQPGTDVDLLHGIAHLLLRWDQVDEAFIRAHTTGFAAFAGVVQHYSPEVVAERCGIAVDALETCARLWGASQRVLSLWSMGVNQSTEGTLKCRAIINLHLLTGQVGRPGAGPFSLTGQPNAMGGREAGGLAHLLPGYRSVKEPTHRAAVETFWGLPAGRISPYPGRSVWEMILGLEAREVGFLWIAATNPAVSLPDLERTKRALLQSPFTVYQDCYIPIETTDYAHLLLPATQWSEKTGVMTNSERRITLCSSFQPPPGEARDDWAIFAEVGRRLGFREQFRFTSSAEVFAEFVQLTAGRPCDMTGLSHERLAEKGALQWPYPAGDQPVEPRASARLYTDLRFHTPDGRARFAALHARGLAEPPDAAYPYILTTGRLYGHWHTQTRTGRIEKIRKMHPKPFLEIHPRDAQTLGLQQQDWVEVRSRRGMARFEVLITKAIAPGVAFIPMHWGALWANQAEANALTHAEADPDSLEPELKACAVQLVPIQQNL, encoded by the coding sequence ATGACAAAAACCCTCTGCCCCTACTGCGGTGTAGGCTGTGGCTTGGAGGTCATCGCCAGCCACGGCTCCTGGAAAGTCCGTGGCGACCGGGATCACCCCTCCAGCCTAGGACAGGTCTGTGTGAAAGGGGCGACAATCCTCGAATCGCTCGACCGGGACCGCCTCCTTTACCCGATGTTCCGGGACCGCCTAGACCAACCCTTCCGCCAAGTGGATTGGGAGGAAGCCCTGGGGCGAATGGTTGAGCGTATCCAAACCGTGCGGGCGAATCAGGGCGTGGATGCCCTCTGTCTGTATGGTTCTGGGCAGTTCGCCACCGAGGACTACTATGTGGCCCAAAAGCTGATGAAGGGCTGTCTGGGTACCAATAATTTCGACGCCAATTCCCGCCTCTGCATGTCCTCAGCAGTGGCGGGTTATATTCAGAGTTTTGGGGCGGATGGTCCGCCTTGTTCTTATGAAGACTTAGAGCTGACCGACTGTGCTTTTCTCATTGGCACCAATACGGCTGAGTGTCACCCCATCGTCTTCAACCGTCTGCACAAGCACCGTCGCCAAAATCCAGCGCTAAAGCTCATCGTGGTCGATCCCCGCGCCACCCCCACAGCGCAAGTAGCAGACCTGCATCTGGCGATTCAGCCCGGAACCGACGTGGATCTGCTCCACGGGATCGCCCATCTGCTCCTGCGTTGGGATCAAGTCGATGAAGCTTTTATTCGGGCGCATACGACGGGCTTTGCCGCTTTTGCCGGAGTCGTCCAACACTATTCGCCCGAGGTGGTGGCGGAGCGCTGTGGAATTGCTGTAGACGCTTTGGAGACCTGTGCCCGCCTTTGGGGGGCGAGTCAGCGGGTCCTCTCCCTGTGGTCGATGGGGGTCAATCAGTCCACGGAGGGCACGCTCAAGTGTCGGGCAATCATCAATCTGCACCTGTTGACCGGACAGGTGGGCCGACCTGGCGCGGGACCCTTTTCACTGACCGGACAGCCCAATGCGATGGGGGGGCGCGAGGCGGGCGGCTTGGCACACCTTTTACCTGGTTATCGCTCGGTCAAGGAACCGACCCACCGCGCGGCGGTAGAAACTTTTTGGGGGCTTCCGGCGGGGCGGATTTCGCCGTATCCGGGACGCAGCGTTTGGGAGATGATCTTAGGGCTAGAAGCGCGGGAAGTAGGATTTTTATGGATTGCCGCGACCAATCCGGCGGTGAGCCTCCCGGATCTAGAGCGGACCAAACGAGCGCTGTTGCAATCACCTTTTACGGTCTATCAAGACTGCTACATCCCGATTGAAACCACGGACTACGCCCACCTCCTGCTCCCTGCCACCCAATGGAGCGAGAAAACAGGCGTGATGACCAATTCCGAGCGCCGGATCACGCTCTGTTCATCGTTTCAGCCCCCGCCGGGAGAAGCGCGGGACGACTGGGCTATCTTTGCTGAAGTAGGTCGGCGGTTGGGCTTTAGGGAGCAGTTTCGTTTCACCTCTTCTGCGGAGGTCTTCGCTGAATTTGTGCAACTCACCGCAGGGCGTCCCTGTGACATGACGGGCTTGAGCCACGAACGGCTAGCCGAGAAAGGGGCGCTGCAATGGCCCTATCCTGCCGGGGATCAACCCGTGGAGCCGAGGGCGTCTGCTCGTCTCTACACGGACCTCCGGTTCCATACCCCCGATGGACGCGCCCGCTTTGCTGCCCTCCACGCCCGAGGTTTGGCGGAGCCCCCAGATGCGGCCTACCCTTATATTTTGACCACCGGGCGGCTCTACGGTCACTGGCACACCCAAACGCGCACTGGACGCATCGAGAAGATCCGCAAAATGCACCCCAAGCCCTTCCTAGAGATCCATCCCCGCGATGCCCAAACCTTGGGGCTACAGCAACAAGATTGGGTCGAGGTCCGCTCCCGGCGCGGCATGGCCCGCTTCGAGGTCCTCATTACAAAAGCGATAGCTCCGGGCGTGGCCTTTATCCCAATGCATTGGGGCGCACTCTGGGCCAATCAAGCGGAAGCCAACGCCCTCACCCACGCCGAAGCCGACCCAGACTCTCTAGAGCCAGAACTGAAAGCCTGCGCCGTACAGTTGGTACCGATTCAGCAAAATTTGTAA
- a CDS encoding iron uptake porin has product MFTKFAVQRNVFSWMGLFAALAHPVQALPDTSVRQLGGEAPAQVAQVFSVSELTDVTSADWAFLALKSLVERYGCLDGYPDLTFRGQRALTRYEFASGLNTCLQKINEQITAGTQNLVTKDDLSTAGRLEEQFRTELATLRGRTDQLEAKAKNLEGNFFSRITKFTSTAIFSVNGGGAGGNIVPLAQNGGPTRAGTTPNTTFGGRIRFNFDTRFSKETNDLLKIRLSTFPSLGQDTSASLGAGTRSGQLFFGGVAPLAGGTGFVTDGRQAATFDKVWYAFNPFKTAGFRVWVGPRVQVIDVLDRNPYLISDENRFVTTLNLFNPLISGYAHLNTAAGFDWRIAENVSLRALYSAANAGAANGLLPGGGGLTGGLTQLIGELEYRPAKELGLKFQYTRANVPLNAGNRRVFGGSPVLIGSNPLTPVTGTFSTVDAFGFNTDWSISSQVKFFGRVAFASDRVTGAGLDGNLSANTWLVGFEFPDLLSKGNRAGISFGQPIRVTATSGIGTLQADPGTETDLELYYNFRLAKGIELTPDLQLLFNPGNNPNNSVITVGTLRTVFSF; this is encoded by the coding sequence GTGTTTACGAAGTTCGCTGTGCAAAGAAACGTTTTTTCCTGGATGGGGCTATTTGCTGCGCTAGCCCACCCAGTCCAGGCCTTACCTGATACTTCAGTGCGTCAGTTAGGAGGTGAAGCCCCGGCCCAAGTCGCCCAGGTCTTTTCTGTTTCGGAGCTGACGGATGTGACCTCGGCGGATTGGGCTTTCCTGGCGCTGAAGTCCCTAGTTGAGCGCTATGGCTGTCTGGATGGCTACCCGGATCTGACCTTTCGGGGGCAGCGGGCTCTGACGCGTTACGAATTCGCCAGTGGCTTAAATACTTGTTTACAAAAAATCAACGAGCAGATCACCGCCGGAACCCAGAATCTGGTGACCAAGGATGACCTGAGCACTGCGGGTCGCTTGGAGGAGCAATTTCGGACTGAACTTGCGACCCTCCGTGGACGGACCGACCAGCTAGAGGCAAAGGCTAAAAATTTGGAGGGCAACTTTTTTAGTCGGATCACCAAGTTCACTTCCACCGCCATATTTTCTGTCAACGGTGGGGGGGCTGGGGGCAATATTGTTCCGCTGGCCCAAAATGGTGGGCCGACCCGTGCCGGTACAACCCCTAACACCACGTTTGGTGGGCGTATCCGTTTTAACTTCGATACCCGCTTTAGCAAAGAGACGAATGATCTGCTGAAGATCCGCCTTTCCACCTTCCCCAGCCTGGGTCAGGACACCTCAGCGAGTCTGGGGGCAGGGACGCGCTCGGGGCAGCTTTTCTTTGGCGGGGTAGCGCCTTTGGCGGGGGGGACGGGTTTTGTGACTGATGGACGGCAGGCTGCGACCTTTGACAAAGTCTGGTATGCCTTTAACCCCTTCAAGACCGCTGGTTTCCGGGTCTGGGTCGGCCCGAGGGTCCAGGTTATTGACGTTTTGGACCGCAACCCCTATCTGATTAGCGACGAAAACCGCTTCGTGACGACGCTTAACCTCTTCAACCCGCTGATCTCGGGCTATGCTCACCTCAACACCGCAGCCGGTTTTGACTGGCGGATTGCCGAAAATGTTTCGCTGCGGGCGCTGTATTCTGCGGCAAACGCAGGGGCAGCCAATGGTCTACTGCCGGGAGGCGGGGGGCTCACGGGTGGATTGACCCAGCTTATTGGGGAGCTGGAGTACCGTCCTGCCAAAGAACTGGGGCTCAAGTTCCAGTACACACGAGCCAATGTCCCCCTCAATGCCGGAAATCGCCGCGTCTTTGGCGGTTCGCCGGTCCTGATTGGCTCCAATCCCCTCACCCCCGTCACCGGGACTTTTAGTACTGTAGACGCCTTTGGTTTTAACACCGACTGGTCCATCTCCAGCCAAGTGAAGTTCTTCGGGCGCGTAGCCTTCGCCTCAGACCGGGTGACAGGTGCTGGGCTAGATGGCAATCTGAGCGCGAACACTTGGCTGGTGGGCTTCGAGTTCCCGGACCTCTTGAGCAAGGGCAATCGGGCAGGTATCTCCTTCGGCCAGCCGATTCGGGTAACTGCAACCTCGGGGATCGGTACGCTCCAAGCCGACCCCGGCACCGAAACCGACCTGGAACTCTACTACAACTTCCGCCTAGCCAAGGGCATCGAACTCACCCCAGACCTCCAATTGCTCTTTAACCCCGGCAACAACCCGAACAACAGCGTGATTACCGTGGGGACCTTGCGGACGGTTTTCTCTTTCTAG
- a CDS encoding CmpA/NrtA family ABC transporter substrate-binding protein, translating to MANTQPEPIEPSSGSTLETSTRRKVLLGLGAAAAGSLIAPGYVNAADSPETTKARLGFIALSDCAPLVIAKEKGYFEKYGMKDVEVLKQASWGGTRDNLELGSDGGGIDGAHILTPMVYLLSNGNITKGKQKIPMYILARLNVNGQGISVSNAYKSLGVKLDTSKLKPAADKARSEGKPFTVAETFPGGTHWAWLRYWLAAGGINPETDLKVITIPPPQMVANMKTGTMDAFCVGEPWNQQLINQLIGYSAVTTGQIWANHPEKAFALRASYVDKNPKAAKALLLAVQEAQMWCDKAENKQEMSEIVSKRQWINAPVGDIIARYKGIFDFGDGRPIERNSPHVMKFWQGAASYPYKSHDLWFLTEDIRWGVIPQKTDIKKLVEAVNREDLWKDAAKTIGQQAMIPKSTSRGVEKFFDGIKFDPANPEAYLKSVKIKKLA from the coding sequence ATGGCGAATACTCAACCCGAACCCATCGAACCCTCCTCAGGCTCTACCCTTGAGACCTCCACCCGCCGGAAGGTACTCTTGGGCCTCGGGGCGGCAGCGGCGGGGAGCCTGATCGCTCCGGGCTATGTCAATGCTGCTGACAGCCCTGAAACCACCAAAGCCCGTCTGGGTTTTATTGCCTTGAGCGACTGCGCCCCCTTGGTCATCGCCAAAGAAAAGGGCTACTTCGAGAAATATGGGATGAAGGACGTAGAGGTGCTCAAGCAAGCCTCCTGGGGCGGGACTCGTGACAATTTGGAATTGGGCTCGGACGGGGGCGGTATTGACGGGGCGCACATCCTGACCCCCATGGTCTATCTACTCAGTAACGGCAATATCACCAAGGGCAAACAAAAAATCCCGATGTATATCTTGGCGCGGCTCAACGTCAACGGTCAGGGCATCTCCGTCTCCAACGCCTACAAGAGCTTGGGAGTAAAACTGGATACCAGTAAGCTCAAACCCGCCGCTGACAAAGCCCGCAGTGAGGGCAAGCCTTTTACTGTGGCAGAGACCTTCCCTGGGGGTACCCACTGGGCATGGCTGCGCTATTGGCTCGCAGCGGGGGGCATCAACCCCGAGACTGACCTCAAAGTCATCACCATCCCGCCGCCGCAGATGGTCGCCAATATGAAGACCGGGACTATGGACGCCTTCTGTGTCGGGGAGCCCTGGAACCAGCAACTCATCAACCAACTCATCGGCTACTCTGCTGTCACCACCGGACAGATTTGGGCCAATCACCCGGAGAAAGCCTTTGCGCTCAGAGCGAGCTACGTAGACAAGAACCCCAAGGCAGCCAAAGCCCTACTGCTGGCGGTGCAAGAGGCCCAAATGTGGTGTGACAAGGCCGAAAACAAACAGGAGATGTCCGAAATCGTCTCCAAGCGCCAATGGATCAACGCTCCGGTCGGGGACATCATCGCCCGCTATAAGGGGATCTTTGACTTTGGTGACGGGCGGCCTATTGAGCGCAATAGCCCCCATGTGATGAAGTTCTGGCAGGGAGCCGCCTCCTATCCCTACAAGAGTCACGACCTGTGGTTTCTCACTGAGGACATCCGTTGGGGCGTCATACCGCAGAAGACGGACATCAAAAAGCTCGTCGAGGCGGTCAACCGCGAAGACCTTTGGAAAGATGCGGCCAAGACCATCGGTCAGCAGGCGATGATTCCCAAGAGCACCTCGCGGGGCGTCGAGAAGTTTTTCGACGGAATCAAGTTCGACCCAGCCAACCCGGAAGCCTACCTCAAGAGCGTGAAGATCAAAAAGTTAGCTTGA
- a CDS encoding nitrate ABC transporter ATP-binding protein (This model describes the ATP binding subunits of ATP-binding cassette (ABC) transporters for nitrate transport, or for bicarbonate transport, in bacteria and archaea.), with translation MSQTFLELSYITKTFPTPQGPFVAVKDVVLKVQRGEFITLLGHSGCGKTTVLNMVAGLSRATTGGVILEGREIVEPGPDRMVVFQNYALLPWLSVHDNIHLAVKATRTDLSPAEQRQVTEEHIALVGLSANADKRPKQLSGGMKQRVAIARALAIRPKVLLLDEPFGALDVLTREEMQDELLKIWEANRTTVLMITHDIDEAILLADRIVMMTNGPEATIGEVLEVPFARPRSRAEVLEDPHYYTLRNRVMTFLYERFGDPVLAD, from the coding sequence ATGAGCCAGACCTTCCTGGAACTGAGCTATATCACCAAGACCTTCCCCACGCCTCAGGGTCCGTTTGTGGCCGTCAAGGATGTGGTCCTCAAAGTGCAGCGCGGGGAGTTTATCACCCTGTTGGGCCATTCCGGTTGTGGGAAAACAACGGTCCTCAACATGGTGGCGGGGCTCAGTCGAGCCACCACCGGGGGCGTTATCCTAGAGGGACGGGAGATTGTCGAGCCCGGTCCTGACCGCATGGTGGTCTTCCAGAACTATGCGCTCTTGCCCTGGCTCTCTGTCCACGACAATATTCACCTCGCCGTCAAAGCTACCCGCACCGACCTCAGCCCTGCCGAGCAACGGCAGGTCACCGAGGAACATATCGCCCTCGTCGGCCTCAGCGCCAATGCTGACAAACGCCCCAAACAGCTCTCTGGCGGGATGAAACAGCGCGTTGCCATCGCCCGTGCCCTTGCCATCCGCCCCAAAGTACTCCTGCTCGATGAACCCTTTGGAGCGCTCGATGTCCTGACGCGTGAGGAGATGCAGGACGAACTGCTCAAGATCTGGGAAGCCAATCGCACCACCGTCCTGATGATCACCCATGACATTGATGAGGCAATCCTGTTAGCGGACCGGATCGTAATGATGACCAATGGCCCGGAGGCGACGATAGGCGAAGTCCTGGAAGTCCCCTTCGCGCGCCCGCGCTCCCGTGCTGAGGTCTTAGAAGATCCGCATTACTACACCTTGCGCAATCGCGTCATGACCTTTCTCTACGAACGCTTTGGTGACCCGGTCCTGGCTGATTGA
- the ntrB gene encoding nitrate ABC transporter permease translates to MALKEQLERVGVVLYPVLALLVLVGGWQLLSAMGKTGQIPGPLQVIQDTLPLITDPFFDNGANDKGLGWQLLESLKRVAIGYILAAVVGVSLGILIGSLKPFRLAFDPIIQVLRTVPPLAWLPIALAALNQAEPGAIFVIFVTAVWPIIINTAVGVRETPQDYKNVASVLKLSKTTYFFNILLPAAASYIFTGLRIAVGLAWLAIVAAEMLTGGVGIGFFIWDSYNSSRMSDIILAVLYVGLVGFALDRMVYYLGKLLVASE, encoded by the coding sequence ATGGCCCTCAAAGAGCAACTGGAACGCGTGGGGGTTGTGCTCTATCCGGTGCTTGCCCTGCTCGTCCTGGTCGGTGGTTGGCAACTCCTGAGCGCCATGGGCAAAACCGGGCAGATTCCCGGTCCACTCCAGGTCATTCAAGATACCTTGCCTTTGATCACTGATCCTTTTTTCGACAATGGGGCCAACGACAAAGGGTTGGGCTGGCAACTGTTGGAGAGCCTGAAACGCGTGGCAATAGGCTATATCCTGGCAGCGGTAGTGGGAGTCTCGCTGGGAATTCTCATCGGCTCGCTTAAGCCCTTTCGCCTCGCCTTCGACCCGATTATTCAGGTCCTCAGGACGGTGCCGCCGTTGGCCTGGTTGCCGATTGCCCTTGCCGCCTTGAATCAAGCCGAACCCGGAGCGATCTTCGTCATCTTTGTGACGGCGGTCTGGCCGATTATCATCAACACTGCCGTCGGGGTCCGCGAAACGCCCCAAGACTATAAGAACGTCGCCAGTGTGCTCAAGCTCTCCAAGACGACCTACTTCTTTAATATCCTGCTCCCGGCAGCAGCTTCCTATATTTTCACCGGGCTGAGGATTGCCGTTGGCTTGGCTTGGCTCGCGATTGTCGCGGCTGAGATGCTCACAGGAGGGGTAGGCATTGGCTTTTTCATCTGGGACAGCTATAACAGTTCGCGCATGAGCGACATCATTTTAGCGGTGCTCTACGTCGGGTTAGTCGGGTTTGCCCTAGACCGGATGGTCTATTACTTGGGGAAACTCCTGGTCGCCTCGGAATAG
- a CDS encoding ABC transporter ATP-binding/substrate-binding protein (This model describes the ATP binding subunits of ATP-binding cassette (ABC) transporters for nitrate transport, or for bicarbonate transport, in bacteria and archaea.) has protein sequence MAYLELQQVGKRFETSGGKDYEALRGVNLQVTEGEFIAIIGHSGCGKSTLLNLVAGLDQPTSGRIVVDGETVTGPGPERMVAFQNHSLLPWLSVRQNIELAVKAVHRTLTPKEQSDLVEEHLALVNLTAAAHKKPGQISGGMKQRVGIARALVTRPKVLLLDEPFGALDALTRGRLQEQLARIWEAHRITVIMITHDVEEALLLADRIVMMSNGPSARIAEVMTVELPHPRRRVEVINNPNYYRQRSELLYFLNQAKQEKNRIPVAPAIASSSLEKTNLALGFIPLSDCAPLVIAQEKGFFAKHGLTVTLAREASWKTLLAGVVEDRLDAAQMVAGMPLGKSLGFSQSAPVPVIASMVLSRNGNAITFRRTFCEQGIRTREDFKQYLDNRATTVHRLGIVHPVSMHNLLLRHWLAGANIDPDRDVELVVIPPPQMVANLDGGGIDGYCVGEPWNARAVHEGLGFVLATSLDLWPAHPEKVLGMKASWAEAHPKTHCALVKALIEACQFCEQPENRAEVIHLVSQKSYVNADPSYSALGLSGVYDYGLGETIQLPDFNLFTANACDPSEALWMLTQMARWGLIPFPRNWKAFLERIWQHDVYSRALEELGLPAPVVGYHALTLPDGRTLDPTDPLAYLNGFALKREVTITEVKLPTGQLVTL, from the coding sequence ATGGCCTACTTAGAACTACAACAGGTCGGCAAACGCTTTGAAACTTCAGGCGGTAAGGACTACGAAGCCCTCCGGGGCGTGAATCTTCAGGTGACGGAGGGCGAATTTATCGCCATCATCGGCCACTCTGGTTGCGGCAAATCCACACTGCTCAACCTTGTGGCGGGGCTCGACCAGCCCACGTCGGGGCGCATTGTCGTAGATGGTGAAACGGTGACCGGACCTGGACCTGAGCGGATGGTCGCCTTCCAGAACCATTCGCTGCTGCCCTGGCTCTCTGTCCGCCAAAACATCGAACTGGCCGTCAAAGCAGTCCATCGCACCCTCACGCCCAAAGAGCAGTCTGATCTGGTAGAGGAACACCTGGCGTTAGTCAACCTGACGGCTGCCGCCCACAAGAAACCCGGTCAGATCTCCGGGGGCATGAAGCAACGGGTCGGGATCGCCCGTGCCCTAGTCACCCGGCCCAAGGTGCTCTTGCTCGACGAGCCCTTTGGAGCCCTAGACGCCCTCACCCGAGGCCGCCTCCAGGAACAACTAGCCCGGATTTGGGAGGCGCACCGCATCACAGTCATCATGATCACCCATGATGTCGAAGAGGCCCTCCTGCTGGCAGACCGGATTGTGATGATGAGCAACGGTCCGAGTGCCCGGATTGCGGAGGTCATGACGGTGGAATTGCCCCACCCCCGCCGCCGCGTCGAAGTCATCAACAACCCCAACTACTATCGTCAGCGCAGTGAACTACTCTACTTCCTCAACCAGGCCAAGCAAGAGAAGAATCGCATCCCGGTAGCCCCTGCCATCGCCTCGAGCAGCCTGGAGAAAACAAATCTGGCCCTGGGCTTTATTCCCCTCTCTGACTGTGCTCCGCTGGTGATTGCCCAAGAGAAAGGCTTTTTTGCCAAGCACGGCCTGACGGTCACACTCGCGCGCGAGGCCAGTTGGAAGACGCTTTTGGCAGGCGTGGTTGAGGACCGCTTGGACGCAGCCCAAATGGTCGCCGGGATGCCTCTGGGCAAGAGTCTGGGTTTTTCCCAGAGTGCTCCGGTACCCGTGATCGCCTCGATGGTCCTCAGCCGCAACGGCAACGCCATCACCTTCCGGCGGACTTTTTGTGAGCAGGGCATCCGCACCCGCGAGGACTTTAAGCAATATTTGGACAACCGGGCAACCACGGTCCATCGCTTGGGGATCGTCCACCCGGTCTCAATGCACAACCTTTTGCTGCGCCATTGGCTCGCCGGGGCCAATATCGATCCTGACCGGGATGTCGAACTGGTGGTCATCCCGCCGCCACAGATGGTTGCAAATCTGGATGGGGGAGGCATCGACGGCTATTGCGTGGGCGAGCCCTGGAATGCGCGAGCAGTCCATGAAGGGTTAGGCTTTGTCCTCGCCACCAGCCTCGACCTCTGGCCGGCCCATCCCGAAAAAGTCCTCGGGATGAAAGCCTCCTGGGCCGAAGCCCACCCCAAGACCCACTGCGCCCTCGTTAAAGCCCTGATCGAAGCCTGCCAGTTCTGCGAGCAGCCCGAGAACCGCGCCGAGGTGATCCATCTGGTCTCCCAAAAATCCTACGTCAACGCTGACCCTAGCTACAGCGCCCTGGGGCTATCCGGCGTCTATGATTACGGCCTGGGCGAAACCATCCAACTGCCCGACTTCAATCTATTTACAGCCAATGCCTGCGATCCGAGTGAAGCCCTATGGATGCTCACCCAGATGGCCCGCTGGGGGCTTATCCCCTTCCCGCGCAACTGGAAAGCTTTCTTGGAGCGCATTTGGCAGCACGACGTCTATAGCCGTGCGCTGGAAGAACTAGGACTCCCTGCCCCTGTTGTGGGCTACCACGCGCTCACCCTGCCCGATGGTCGGACGCTCGATCCGACCGACCCCCTTGCCTACCTCAATGGTTTTGCGCTCAAGCGGGAGGTGACCATCACTGAAGTCAAGCTTCCCACCGGTCAACTCGTCACCCTTTAG
- a CDS encoding CTP synthase has product MTKFIFVTGGVVSSIGKGIVAASLGRLLKSRDFSVSIIKLDPYINVDPGTMSPFQHGEVFVTDDGAETDLDLGHYERFTDTSMSKLNNVTTGSIYQAVINKERRGDYNGCTVQVIPHITNEIKERIHRVARNTHPDVVLVEVGGTVGDIESLPFLEAIRQFRNDVGRNNALYIHVTLIPHIQSAHEMKSKPTQHSVNELRSIGIQPEILVCRSDRPLPNGLKEKISNFCDVPVTSVISCQDARSIYEVPLHLEHEGLAQRVVELLGLPVREPDLTDWERLVSRMSQPRHRVSVGIVGKYVQLSDAYISVVESLRHAGIAQDIQVDVVWIHAEDVEKHGAPYYLKDLSALIVPGGFGARGIDGKIQAIRFAREHNLPFLGLCLGMQCAVIEWAQNVVQLPAANSTEFDAQSPHPVISLLPEQEDVSSLGGTMRLGLWPCRLQPKSLAHSLYQESVVLERHRHRYEFNNAYRRQFLDSGYRICGISLDERLVEIIELPSHPYFIASQFHPEFHSRPNAPHPLFKGLVEAAFNRSTDYGRKIADAPMLDRIPIAQEE; this is encoded by the coding sequence ATGACGAAATTTATTTTTGTAACCGGAGGGGTCGTCTCCTCCATTGGTAAGGGAATTGTAGCAGCGAGCTTGGGGCGGTTATTGAAGTCTCGGGATTTCTCCGTCTCGATTATCAAGCTTGACCCCTACATCAATGTAGACCCCGGCACCATGAGCCCCTTCCAGCATGGCGAGGTCTTTGTCACTGACGATGGGGCAGAGACGGACCTAGATCTGGGACACTACGAGCGCTTTACGGACACCTCCATGTCCAAGCTCAACAACGTCACCACCGGCTCGATCTACCAAGCGGTGATCAACAAAGAACGCCGGGGCGACTACAATGGCTGCACCGTCCAGGTCATCCCCCACATCACCAATGAGATCAAAGAACGCATCCACCGTGTCGCCCGTAATACCCATCCTGATGTAGTTTTGGTCGAGGTGGGCGGGACTGTGGGCGACATTGAATCCCTGCCTTTCTTAGAAGCGATCCGTCAGTTTCGCAACGACGTGGGACGCAATAACGCGCTTTATATCCATGTCACCTTAATACCTCATATCCAGTCGGCGCACGAGATGAAGTCCAAGCCGACCCAACACTCTGTCAACGAACTGCGCTCCATTGGGATTCAGCCTGAGATCTTAGTCTGCCGCTCCGACCGCCCGCTACCCAACGGACTAAAAGAAAAAATTTCCAACTTCTGTGACGTGCCGGTTACCTCGGTCATTTCCTGTCAGGATGCGCGGAGCATTTACGAAGTTCCCCTGCATCTAGAGCACGAGGGTTTAGCGCAGCGGGTCGTGGAACTCTTGGGCCTGCCGGTTCGGGAACCTGACCTCACCGATTGGGAGCGCCTCGTTTCGCGGATGAGTCAACCGCGCCATCGGGTGAGCGTAGGCATTGTCGGTAAATATGTCCAACTCTCCGACGCCTATATCTCGGTCGTGGAATCTCTGCGCCATGCGGGGATTGCCCAAGATATCCAGGTGGATGTGGTCTGGATTCACGCGGAGGATGTGGAGAAGCACGGGGCACCCTACTACCTAAAGGACCTCTCGGCGCTGATCGTTCCGGGGGGCTTTGGGGCGCGGGGCATTGACGGGAAGATCCAGGCTATCCGCTTCGCTCGCGAGCATAACCTGCCTTTTTTAGGGCTGTGTTTGGGAATGCAGTGTGCGGTCATTGAGTGGGCACAAAACGTCGTCCAACTCCCCGCAGCCAACAGTACCGAATTTGACGCCCAATCTCCCCATCCTGTGATTTCGCTGTTACCAGAGCAGGAAGATGTCTCTTCGTTGGGAGGTACCATGCGTTTGGGCCTGTGGCCTTGTCGCCTGCAACCCAAATCTCTAGCCCACAGTCTCTACCAGGAATCGGTGGTCCTAGAGCGCCACCGCCACCGCTACGAGTTCAACAACGCCTACCGCCGCCAATTTTTGGACTCGGGCTATCGCATCTGTGGGATCTCGCTAGACGAACGCTTGGTCGAAATCATCGAACTACCCAGCCATCCCTACTTCATTGCCAGCCAATTCCACCCCGAATTCCATTCCCGCCCCAATGCCCCGCACCCGCTCTTCAAGGGTTTGGTCGAGGCTGCCTTCAATCGCAGCACAGACTATGGGCGGAAGATAGCCGATGCTCCGATGTTGGACCGGA